The following are from one region of the Brienomyrus brachyistius isolate T26 chromosome 4, BBRACH_0.4, whole genome shotgun sequence genome:
- the si:dkeyp-68b7.5 gene encoding zinc finger protein 8 isoform X1 produces the protein MNSSSEMSAFANIHAQLASIMEILARSAVTEISKLVNDSTEVLLLEMCRRQNENDTLRRKLEWMEMELRAARRDEARESFSCGRTVGVQAGDGLRATERTRLHLQRRSAQVGNDFDQHCPRLKANGGPPPVEEEVSRAPSIVESGDFDRGTSGTPFIKEEIFEEEINITESRKGLKSFAGASGSGPDARKLHPVLRRQREEESDTRLVDGSEVQEVHSASTATAEDLAEAEEGKQQRVLRVDQAEPQEYTVRSFAPASVCDTYEKEVHLWTSAIQEDSETETDDPDFPYDTEQSLSDVIEIHPIPATGTGLCTDMLSSRATKPHLGMVTIAPKEEEPTVQPGCSVDTKAGLAQTQMEPRERLDSGLMGDQPSIIATNDEGSYRFNANSVKMAKKVKGLTRAPKGEKQISCMQCGKSFTTRFYLKIHLRIHTGERPFSCTQCGKSFYCTSHLISHQRSHTGEKPYRCHVCGNSYSHLNSLKLHHKVHRQERLFNST, from the exons ATGAATTCGTCCAGCGAGATGTCGGCTTTCGCTAACATCCATGCACAGTTAGCGTCCATCATGGAGATACTAGCCAGATCTGCAGTGACAGAAATCAGCAAACTTGTGAACGATAGTACGGAGGTTTTGCTGCTGGAGATGTGCCGAAGACAGAATGAAAACGACACCCTGAGAAGGAAGCTGGAGTGGATGGAGATGGAGTTACGGGCGGCGCGGAGGGATGAAGCCCGGGAGAGTTTTTCCTGCGGCCGCACCGTGGGAGTTCAGGCTGGTGATGGCTTACGGGCGACGGAGAGAACCCGATTGCATT TGCAGAGACGCTCGGCTCAAGTAGGGAACGACTTTGATCAGCACTGTCCTCGCCTGAAGGCAAATGGAGGTCCTCCGCCTGTGGAGGAGGAAGTGTCTCGGGCTCCGTCTATTGTCGAG TCTGGAGACTTCGACAGAGGGACATCAGGAACACCTTTTATCAAGGAGGAAATATTTGAAGAGGAAATCAATATTACTGAGTCGAGGAAAGGACTGAAGAGCTTTGCTGGAG CCAGTGGTTCTGGTCCTGATGCAAGAAAGCTGCATCCTGTCCTGCGTCGTCAACGTGAGGAAGAGAGCGACACGCGACTCGTAGACGGTTCAGAAGTGCAGGAGGTCCATTCTGCCTCGACAGCCACCGCAGAAGATCTCGCAGAAGCGGAGGAAGGAAAACAGCAGAGAGTCCTGAGGGTCGATCAGGCAGAACCCCAGGAGTACACAGTGAGATCGTTCGCTCCGGCCTCTGTCTGTGACACGTATGAGAAGGAGGTTCATCTCTGGACATCTGCTATACAGGAGGACAGCGAGACCGAAACTGATGATCCCGATTTCCCTTACGATACAGAACAGAGTCTGTCAGATGTGATTGAGATTCATCCCATCCCGGCTACAGGAACAGGTTTATGTACGGATATGTTGTCTTCGAGAGCCACTAAACCCCATTTGGGAATGGTGACCATCGCACCTAAGGAAGAGGAGCCAACAGTGCAGCCTGGATGCAGCGTGGACACTAAAGCTGGACTGGCTCAAACCCAGATGGAGCCCAGAGAGAGGCTGGACTCAGGGCTGATGGGAGACCAGCCATCCATTATAGCGACTAATGATGAGGGCAGTTACCGCTTTAATGCAAACAGTGTCAAAATGGCGAAGAAGGTGAAAGGGCTGACTCGAGCTCCCAAAGGGGAAAAGCAGATCAGCTGCATGCAGTGTGGCAAGAGCTTTACCACCCGATTCTATCTGAAGATACACCTGAGGATACACACGGGAGAGAGGCCGTTTTCCTGTACACAGTGTGGCAAGAGCTTCTACTGTACATCCCACCTGATATCACACCAGAGGTCCCACACGGGAGAGAAGCCTTACAGGTGCCATGTGTGTGGAAATTCCTACTCGCACCTCAATTCCCTGAAGTTACATCATAAGGTTCACAGGCAGGAAAGACTGTTTAATTCCACGTAG
- the si:dkeyp-68b7.5 gene encoding zinc finger protein 8 isoform X2, giving the protein MKPGRVFPAAAPWEFRLVMAYGRRREPDCIVVQRRSAQVGNDFDQHCPRLKANGGPPPVEEEVSRAPSIVESGDFDRGTSGTPFIKEEIFEEEINITESRKGLKSFAGASGSGPDARKLHPVLRRQREEESDTRLVDGSEVQEVHSASTATAEDLAEAEEGKQQRVLRVDQAEPQEYTVRSFAPASVCDTYEKEVHLWTSAIQEDSETETDDPDFPYDTEQSLSDVIEIHPIPATGTGLCTDMLSSRATKPHLGMVTIAPKEEEPTVQPGCSVDTKAGLAQTQMEPRERLDSGLMGDQPSIIATNDEGSYRFNANSVKMAKKVKGLTRAPKGEKQISCMQCGKSFTTRFYLKIHLRIHTGERPFSCTQCGKSFYCTSHLISHQRSHTGEKPYRCHVCGNSYSHLNSLKLHHKVHRQERLFNST; this is encoded by the exons ATGAAGCCCGGGAGAGTTTTTCCTGCGGCCGCACCGTGGGAGTTCAGGCTGGTGATGGCTTACGGGCGACGGAGAGAACCCGATTGCATTGTAG TGCAGAGACGCTCGGCTCAAGTAGGGAACGACTTTGATCAGCACTGTCCTCGCCTGAAGGCAAATGGAGGTCCTCCGCCTGTGGAGGAGGAAGTGTCTCGGGCTCCGTCTATTGTCGAG TCTGGAGACTTCGACAGAGGGACATCAGGAACACCTTTTATCAAGGAGGAAATATTTGAAGAGGAAATCAATATTACTGAGTCGAGGAAAGGACTGAAGAGCTTTGCTGGAG CCAGTGGTTCTGGTCCTGATGCAAGAAAGCTGCATCCTGTCCTGCGTCGTCAACGTGAGGAAGAGAGCGACACGCGACTCGTAGACGGTTCAGAAGTGCAGGAGGTCCATTCTGCCTCGACAGCCACCGCAGAAGATCTCGCAGAAGCGGAGGAAGGAAAACAGCAGAGAGTCCTGAGGGTCGATCAGGCAGAACCCCAGGAGTACACAGTGAGATCGTTCGCTCCGGCCTCTGTCTGTGACACGTATGAGAAGGAGGTTCATCTCTGGACATCTGCTATACAGGAGGACAGCGAGACCGAAACTGATGATCCCGATTTCCCTTACGATACAGAACAGAGTCTGTCAGATGTGATTGAGATTCATCCCATCCCGGCTACAGGAACAGGTTTATGTACGGATATGTTGTCTTCGAGAGCCACTAAACCCCATTTGGGAATGGTGACCATCGCACCTAAGGAAGAGGAGCCAACAGTGCAGCCTGGATGCAGCGTGGACACTAAAGCTGGACTGGCTCAAACCCAGATGGAGCCCAGAGAGAGGCTGGACTCAGGGCTGATGGGAGACCAGCCATCCATTATAGCGACTAATGATGAGGGCAGTTACCGCTTTAATGCAAACAGTGTCAAAATGGCGAAGAAGGTGAAAGGGCTGACTCGAGCTCCCAAAGGGGAAAAGCAGATCAGCTGCATGCAGTGTGGCAAGAGCTTTACCACCCGATTCTATCTGAAGATACACCTGAGGATACACACGGGAGAGAGGCCGTTTTCCTGTACACAGTGTGGCAAGAGCTTCTACTGTACATCCCACCTGATATCACACCAGAGGTCCCACACGGGAGAGAAGCCTTACAGGTGCCATGTGTGTGGAAATTCCTACTCGCACCTCAATTCCCTGAAGTTACATCATAAGGTTCACAGGCAGGAAAGACTGTTTAATTCCACGTAG